A region from the Merismopedia glauca CCAP 1448/3 genome encodes:
- a CDS encoding ParA family protein — protein MAYVIATANMKGGVGKTTITVNLATCLAKNYGKKVLVFDLDTQISATLSLMPTNIFGQHRKARQTLKQLINQVINLETKRQIDIREAIEYSVCNIKNLDLLPGDIELYDEFIVAEMLHEEAYAVDKLDFAYVWNRFERRLIAQIIEPVKSEYDFIILDCAPGFNLMTRSGLTASDFYILPTKAETLSVIGIQLLERRIAELKKTHEAAQLLSIELLGIVFNMTGNILTGRYHRQVMQRINQEFPAEKIFQTQIPADINVAKAVDSFMPIVLSSPQSASAKLFSQLTQEVLQKI, from the coding sequence ATGGCTTACGTTATTGCTACTGCAAATATGAAGGGTGGTGTCGGCAAAACCACAATTACTGTAAATTTAGCTACTTGTTTGGCAAAAAATTATGGCAAGAAGGTGCTAGTTTTTGACCTAGATACTCAAATTAGTGCTACTTTAAGTTTAATGCCCACTAATATTTTTGGTCAACATCGCAAAGCCAGACAGACTTTAAAACAATTAATTAATCAAGTTATTAATTTAGAAACTAAAAGGCAAATAGATATTAGAGAAGCTATTGAATATTCTGTTTGCAATATTAAAAACTTAGATTTATTGCCAGGAGATATTGAATTATACGATGAGTTTATCGTCGCTGAAATGCTGCATGAAGAAGCTTATGCGGTAGATAAATTAGATTTTGCTTATGTCTGGAATCGGTTTGAAAGAAGATTGATTGCTCAGATTATAGAACCAGTTAAATCTGAATATGATTTTATTATTTTAGATTGCGCTCCTGGTTTTAATTTAATGACTCGGAGTGGCTTAACTGCTAGCGATTTTTACATCCTGCCGACTAAAGCTGAAACTTTATCAGTCATAGGTATTCAGTTGTTAGAAAGACGGATTGCTGAATTAAAGAAAACTCATGAAGCAGCTCAATTGTTGTCGATTGAACTATTAGGAATAGTTTTTAATATGACAGGTAACATTTTAACTGGAAGGTATCATCGTCAGGTTATGCAAAGAATTAATCAAGAATTTCCGGCAGAAAAAATATTTCAAACCCAGATTCCCGCAGATATTAATGTAGCTAAAGCTGTTGATAGTTTTATGCCAATTGTTTTGAGTAGTCCTCAATCTGCTAGTGCTAAATTATTTTCTCAATTAACTCAAGAAGTGCTTCAAAAGATCTAA
- a CDS encoding acyl-CoA desaturase gives MTTQTLNLPRPRWLIIYITIALHLGALLAFVPSYFNWNAVAVAVLLHCLTIGLGISLGFHRLATHRSLRTPKWLEYFFILCGTLAGQGAVLGWVGYHRAHHLHTDLDLDPHDATKGLWWSHISWLMHEVPMYSELPRLTQDIMDDPFYQFCHKYYILMQLGLGIILYLLGGMPFVVWGIFVRLFVGFHSTCCVNSICHKFGYRSHNTSDRSTNSWWVALLTFGEGWHNNHHACQYSARYGWQWWEIDMVWWTICVLERLGLATKVKVGQNL, from the coding sequence ATGACGACTCAAACCCTCAATCTACCTCGCCCTCGTTGGCTCATTATTTATATTACGATCGCATTACACTTAGGTGCTTTACTGGCTTTTGTACCGAGTTACTTTAACTGGAATGCTGTCGCTGTGGCAGTATTATTACACTGTCTCACAATTGGTTTAGGAATTTCCTTGGGTTTCCATCGGTTAGCGACTCATCGCAGCTTGCGGACTCCTAAATGGCTCGAATACTTTTTCATATTGTGTGGTACTCTAGCTGGACAAGGAGCGGTTCTGGGTTGGGTCGGCTATCATAGAGCGCATCACTTACATACCGATCTAGATCTCGATCCTCACGATGCAACTAAAGGGTTGTGGTGGAGTCACATCAGTTGGCTGATGCACGAAGTTCCCATGTACAGCGAACTACCTCGGTTAACTCAAGATATTATGGATGACCCCTTCTATCAGTTTTGCCATAAATACTACATTTTGATGCAACTAGGCTTAGGGATTATACTATATCTACTCGGTGGTATGCCGTTTGTGGTTTGGGGTATTTTTGTGCGGTTGTTCGTTGGGTTTCACAGTACCTGTTGCGTCAACAGTATTTGTCACAAATTTGGCTATCGCAGTCATAATACCAGCGATCGCTCGACTAACTCTTGGTGGGTAGCTTTATTGACTTTTGGTGAAGGATGGCACAATAATCATCATGCCTGTCAATATTCGGCACGCTATGGCTGGCAATGGTGGGAAATCGACATGGTTTGGTGGACTATCTGTGTGCTAGAACGGTTGGGATTAGCTACTAAGGTTAAGGTAGGGCAAAATTTGTGA